GATCAAAGGGGTGGCCCTCCCCGTACTCGGAGTCGTGGCTTTTCTCGATCACGTCTGGAGCACCCGATACGCCACATCGGTCGGATATTCGATGCTAAACATCGACAACTCCAATGCCTCGGCGCCAAGCGACTTCCATCAAGGACATTACGCCTTAGGAAATCTTCTCTACCACCCGGTGCCCAGGGTGACGATGGCGAGTGAATTTCAGTTTGGAAGGCGGGTGAATTTCAGCAACGGCTACAACTATAACCAGTACAGGTTGCAGTTCTCTTTCCGCTACGACTGGAGCAAAGGCTTCGAATTCTGAGCATCGCCGGTATTAGTGCGGAGAGTCGCGGGTTGGTTTTACGGATAGGCGAAATCAACGAATGGCCGGTCAGGAGGCAGAAATGTTCAGGATGAAGTCGCGGCTTAGTAAGTGGATGTTTGCGGTATATCTTCTTATTGCTAGTGTGTGCGTCGGACCCATCTCCGCACAATCTAAAAACGTTAGCCCTGTAGCGCCAGGCGCCGAACGGGTGAAAGCGGTCGTTACCGAAGCCTATGAGAAGTTTCGTGGCGATACTGGAGGCAAGAATGCCGACTACATACCGTATCTCGCCAAAGTCGATTCAAAACTGTTTGGGGTCGCCGTCGTTACGACAGATAACCAGGTTTTTGCGCTCGGTGACGTAAAGTATTCCTTCTCCATTCAATCGATCGCGAAGGTCTTCTCGCTGGCCCTCGCGATGGAAGAATCAGGTCCGGACAAAGTCTTCGAAAAGATCGGTTCCGAACCGACGGGTAGAGCCTTCAACTCTCCGGTAGCGGTAGTCGACATGCCGAGCCACACCGCTAATCCGCTGGTAAACGCAGGGGCCATCGCCACGGTGAGCCTGATCTCCGGCAGCACGGCTGACGAGAAATGGGACAAGATCCTCGATTTTTACAGTAAGGTCGCAGGGGAGAAACTTACCCTGATCGATGAGGTATATAAATCGGAGGCCGCCACGAATACCGGAAATAAGGCTCTTTCGTATCTGCTCGCGAAGTACGATCGCATCTATGCCGACCCGTTTGAATCGGTCGATGTCTATACCAAAGAGTGTTCTGTTGGAGTGAACGCCACTCAGCTTGCCCGCATGGGAGCAACCCTGGCAAACAACGGTGTTAATCCCGCTACAGGCGAACGTGTCATCAAAGAGGAGGACATACCGCATATTCTGTCGACGATGATGATGGCTGGGCTCTACGACGGCTCGGGTGGTTGGGCTTGGCACGTCGGTCTCCCGGCTAAGAGTGGAGTTGGTGGTGGAATCGTAGCCATCGTGCCAGGCAAGGGAGCCATTGCCGTCTTCGCGCCGCCGCTGGATGAGGCCGGGAATAGCGTCAAGGCGCAAAAAGTCATCGAGTATGTTGCGAACAAGCTCGATTTCAATCTGTACTCTCCGAGTTCGGTGGGATTGAAATGAGCTTTCGCCGCATTACTGAGAATCATCGTGTCTCGAGGAGCAGGAGGACTAATCGTGAAATGGACCGCATGGAAAATATCGTGGAAAATCCTGTGGCTCCTGTTTGTGATCGCGGACTCTCCCGTCTTCGCGAGCGGTCAGGCCTCGGATATTCAAGCCGCTGACGCCAGTACCGAATCTGACACAACCGCTGAATTGCTGAAGAAGGTTGATCAGCTTGTTGATCAGAACATTCAACTCGAAAAGCAAAATCGCGAGCTGATGGAGGAGATCGGGGCTCTGCGGCGAGTCGTCAACAAGAAGCCTTCTGAGACGACACAGGCGCTTGAGAAGGCTGTCGTGGAAACGGTTCTTCCTGAGGCAAGTAGGCCACACCAACCGGTAAGCCAGTCCGCCAACCAACGTTCGGGCCGGACCTATAACCCGGATAACGACGATAAAACGCGGCTCCCGGAAGCCTCCGACGGAAACCCAGCCGTATTCGGAGAATTCAATCCCGGGCGTGGATTTACTGTCGCATCGGGTGAGTTAGGAACTCTAAACTTCAGCGGCTATATGGTTGCACGCTACCTGAATCAGTTGCCGCCCAACCAATCGGCGACCGACCATCTGGGGCGGCCCATCACGGTAGATCCTCGCAATGACTTTCAGTTCCACCGCGTCATGTTGTTTTCTCAGGGATGGCTATTCACTCCCAAGTTTCAATATGGAACGTTCGTATGGACTGTACAGGACACGAATCAAGTGGCAGTAGGCGGTGCCTTGACTTACACCTTCAATAAATACATGACGCTTGGCGGAGGATGGAACGCATATCCCGGTACACAGTCGCTGCAGGGTTCTCACCCTTACTGGACATCTTACGATCGCGTCATGGCGGACGAATACTTCCGGCCGTTCTTTTCGCAGGGAGTATTTGCCTTTGGACATCTCCTTCCGGCGCTTGAGTACAGATGGATGGTGGGAAATAACAACAGCAACCTCGATACACCCGCCGTCAAGCTCGACCGCGACCTCTCCGCGGGTTTCGCCTTCACATGGCTGCCCACAACAAAGGAGTTCGGTCCTCGCGGCGCCTTCGGAGACTACGAAAACCACGAGAAAGTCGCCACCCGCTTCAACCTCGCCTACACCTACAGCCCCGAGGATCGCCAGGCCGCACTCGGCTCCGCAACCACCAACACCACCCTGCGCATCGGCGACAGCCTCAACGTATTCGACCCCAACACCTTCGCCAACAACGTCACCGTGACGGACGTCCACTACAAACTCCTCACCGCCTCCGCCGGAATGAAGTACCACGGCTTCTGGCTTCAGGGCGAGGGTTACAGCCGCTGGCTCGATCATTTCAAGGCCACCGGGCCGCTGCCCATGAGCGACATCCGCGATACAGGGTTCTACGTCCAGCTCTCAGACATGGTCATCCAGAATAGGCTCGAGCTCTACGGCGCCACCTCCTACATCTTCACCAAATACGGACACGACCCCAAAGAGTTCATCGTTGGCACTAACTACTATCCCTGGAACACACGCAACCTCCGCCTCAACGTGCAGTTGATTAACGTCGACCACTCTCCCGTCAGCAGCACCTTCGGCTTCTATACAGGGCAGCTCACCGGACAAGTATTCAGCTTCGGCATGACCGCCCTCTACTGACATCTTAAAGAGGAGAAAACCTCCATGAAAAGCGCTTCTGACTGTTTGCGTTACAGAATAGTCCAGTTCGCTTTCGCTTTGGGCCTGAGTGCGTCCTTGGGGCTGTGTTGCAGTCCCGTAATCGCACAGTCCCGTCCTTCCGAACAGCCTGACGTTAATGATGCCCACTTCCACCTGACGAACTACATTCAGGAGGGCACAGATCTCCACGACTTTGTGAGGATCATGGGCAACAAGGTGGGACGGGTTGCACTGTTCGGAATCCCGCTGCAGCAGCAATGGTCGTACGCGAACTCGGGTGACTCTGCTCCCACCTACTACTTGCAGACCGATTCGCCGCTCTACTACTACTCGTTCACGGATGCGTACATCGCGATGGCATACCGATCACTTACCAAGGAAGAGCAGGCGCGGTTTGAACCGATGATTACGGGCTTCAACCCGACCGATATGTACGCTGCGGATCATATTCGGCGAGTGCTTCAAACGTTTCCGGGTGTGTTCTCAGGCATCGGGGAGTTCACGATTCATAAGGAGTTTGTCTCGTCCAAGATTGCAGGAGAGACAGCGGATCTTCAAAACCGTGCGCTGGACAAGGTTCTCGACTTCGCTGCGGAGGTTGGGCTGGTCGTTATCATTCACAACGACATGGATGTTCCATTCCCGAAGCAAGGCGCGCCGCCGGCGTATCTGGACCAGATGAAAGCTCTTTTGAAGCGGCACCCTGACACGACGATCATCTGGGCGCACACGGGTCTGGGACGCATCGTTCGACCGATAAAAGATCATGCAGCCAATCTTGCGGTCATCCTCAGCGATCCCACGTTGAAGAATGTCTATTTCGACATCTCGTGGGACGAGGTAGCCAAGTACGTTGTTGCGAGCCCTGAAGCGACAAAGATCACTGCGGATTTAATCAATCGCTTCCCGGATCGCTTTCTATTCGGCACTGACGAAGTGGCACCCACTAGCCAGCAGAGCTACTTGAAGATCTTCTACCAGTATGAGCCCTTGTGGAATCTGCTTAGCCCAGAGGCCAGCGAGAAGGTGCGCAAAGGAAACTTCGCGCGTCTTTTCGACGAAGCGCGACCCAAAGTGCGAGCGTGGGAAAACACCCATGCTCGCGGCGAGTAATTTGGGACCATTGTGCGGTCGTTCCGATAGACAGAAAGCTACGTGGAGCCAACGAAAGGAGCGAAACCAGGAAAATCCCTAGTGAGTCTCTTGGTCACCGACTGCAAATCGTTCCTGACCTTTTTCTAGTCTTCTTCCACTGGAGTCCAGGTTTTATCCGGATTGAAGCGCTCCATCCTTTTGAATTCGTCCATTGTGGTGGGGCCGAAATCCTTTTCGTAGACGACGCCATCGTTGCTGACAATGAAGGTTTTCACCCCCGTGATGCCATATTCAGCCGGCGCGGCGACCAGCGCGAAGCCACCGATCATAGCCCCTTTGATTACGTAGTCCAGTTCTCCCAAGGGAGCGGCGGGGCCCTGGCCCTTTAGCACCTTGAAGAAATATCCGTGATAAGGCTCCTCTTTGCTGCTGTAGCCCTGCGCGATTGCTTCCGCGATTTTTTCACCTATTGGACCTCCCGGAGTGCCATCGGGGTTTCGCCATGTTAATCCGTCCTGTTTGCCGGGGGTGCTGATAATACGCTGCGCATACTGATTCACGTCGTACCCTTCGCGCTTTTGGAGGGCGTATTCGTCCTGCGCCTCCACGTAGCCGTGACAGATTTCAATGGCGTCGAGCTCATTATCGCCGATGCGACGGTTCAGAAGTTCCTGCCTGCCCGCCTTGCTATCGAAGAACCATTTGCTGCCTTTCTTCGCAATCGGTACAGGAAATGGCCAGTCCTCTTTGCCCACGAGAAGAAATGCTCGTTGCCCGTTCTTTGGGTCCACAGAGACGCTCTTTTTTTCGTGGGCTTCCTCGGCGAAATCGGCGGCACGCTGGCGGTCCTGCGCGATTTCTCCGGTGAAAACGATGTCTTCTCCATCGGGGCCAAAGATCTGAGCGAGCGCAGCCTCATCGAACTGCCCCGCGGCGCCGACCAGAGCATCGGCAGCCTGCTGCGGGGTGTCAAAGGTTTTCACTCCCGCAGGAACGCCGGTGGCAGCAGTCGGAGTGGTCTTGGCAGGGGTCTGCTGAGCCGCAAAAGAGACAGGCATGGAGAGACATGCCGAGACCACGATGCCGACAACCAAGCCAGGTCGGGGGAGTTTTCCATTCGTAGATGTTGATTTCATCTCAGCGCTCCTATCATCGGCCTTCATGCTTACCTCCGCCGCCCGCCACCACGACCACCGCCGCCGCCGCGAGATCCCATACTGGAGCCGCCACGGCTGCTGCTCGCGCGCGCGCTAGATCCGCTGAATCCTCTGGAACCACCGTCGAAGGAGGAGCGGTTTCCGCCGCTGCTGCGCGAGAGATCGCGGCTTCCCATACGATCCGCTCCGCCGCCTCCTGTCCCCCGGTCGCCGAAACCAGCTCCTCCCGCGCGATTGCCTCCACCAGGGCCTCCACGGTCACCTACACCTGCTCCACCGGCGCGATTGCCGCCACCGAGACCTTGTCCGCCGCGATTGGCACTGGCAAGATTGCCTCCCTGACGGCCAACCTGTTGCCTCGCGCTAGCCTGACGATTGGCAAGCGAGTCCCCGCGAGCCGAACCGCCAAAACGGTCCGCTGTTGTGCGATCTCCGTATGGCGCGCCGCCGCGATGTTGTGGGTTGTGCTGCCAGGTATTGCCGCCGGAAGGTAGTTGCGACGGACGGCCTGCACCACCAACGCCGCCAACACCGCCGACGCCACCGGCACCACCGGCCCCGCCGACGCCACCGGGACGGCCAGCACCACCAACACCGCCGACGCCACCCGCACCCCCTACACCTCCGACGCCTCCAGCACCACCGCGAGCTGGTAGTTGGGAAGCTCGGTTGCCGCCGCCAACGTTGGTGTTGCGGTTGAAATTATTGTTGTTGTTGATAGTGATGTCATTGTTGCCGCCCCATCCGCAGCCCCACCCCCAACCGCCGCCCCACATTGCGCCCATGGCAACGCCGACGCCGAAAGAGATCGCCAACCCAGCCGCATAGTATCCCGGAGGCGGGTAGTAAATAGGAGGATAGGGGTACACCGGTGGTCCATACACCACGACTGGATCGTAAGAAGGCACGTACACCACTTGAGGATTCGCCTGTTCGATGATGATCGTGCTCTTGTTTTCGATAACCTTGGTCTCTACTTTTTGCTGTTCAGTCGACTTCAAATTGCCAGTACCCTCGGCCTTCTTACGCATGCGCTGGACGGCATCCATCACATCGTTTTGCTGCGCCAGAAACGCGTTGCCGAGATCAGTTGTCCACTGGATATCGTCTCCAAGGCGCTTGACTAAGTCGGGCAGTCCAGCCAAGGCCTGAATGCTTGGGTCCCAGGTCTGCTTGGCCACAGCATCAGCAAGGGCTTTATCTTTCAGCCCCGGATTCTTCGCAAGCCACTGTTGGAGTTGAATAATCTCAAGCGGATACGTGGAGGCGGCAAGGGTTTGGGCCAACATCGGATCTGGAAAGAGAGCAATCGGTGCGACAAGTGCATCCAATTGGTCCGGAGGAATCTTAGTAGCCGGGGCCGGCGATGTCGTCGACGCCGCTTTCTGCGGAGGGGGGGACTGCAACCTCGCCACTGCGTCACCTGGCACGATAACGATGACGCAGAGGACTGCCATCAAACGTCGAAGTCCTGCTGCGAATGTTTCTGGCTTCGGATTCATGGGAAACTTCCCTCCGTCTTCCACTCTTCCGGGAATCCCTTGAGACCCCCAGAGCGTGTCCACCTTCCGCCTGGCTCGCGTCGCGTTTCCGCTCCTCCCGGAATCGCAAGTTTGTGATCGTGAGGGAGTCTACCTCATGACGAAGAGAATCGATACTAGGGAAAACCCTTACATTTCAGGGCTCCTTACGCCAATGCCGGCCAGCCTATCCTTCGCAGAGGCAGCAGCAGTGTTTGTGGCGGCAATCAGTGCCCTTCAGGGTCTTCGGGATTAGGTCAGGGCCGGTGCAGCCAGCAAGTTCTGATCAATGGCGCATCTGGTGGTGTCGGTACCTTTCGCTGTTCAGATTGCCAAATCATTTGGGACTGAAGTAATTGCCGTATGCAGTGATCTTGTCAGTCTTTTGCAATGAGATCGCTAACGAGTGCTGAAAGATCAGCGACGCCAGTCCTTTGCCCTTAGCGGCAGGATCGTCCCAAGTTCCTTTATTTGCTTGAGCGGGCATCATGGACTTTCAGCGAATGTCCCGTGTGTCCTATTTGCCTGAATAACCGACGTAGCGGATAACTGGACATCGTGTAGGGGGGGAACACCTTCACGGGATGGGTTCGGGTAGTCCGCTCCACTCAAATTGGATTGAGGCGATGTGTATGGCTTAGAGAATAGGGCGAAGGGAAAAAGGCATTGTTCTCAGCCCGATCCGCCGTTGCGCTGGTCCATCGAGATTTTCGCTGGCCATGATTTTTACCCTCTTAGTTGAGTTGAACAGAAACAGAAGATAAGCCCGTACGCTTGGCCGGGTAGAAGACGCCGTTGTTAGCCCGTAAGCTCTCCTTTCTCTTTCTTCGAAGTGGGTTCAGTCGGAGGAGGGTCTGCTTCTTGCAGACATAATCAGTAGAGGAGAGTAGCTCGGCCTGCATAGTACTCCCTGTTCGCCCGAACCTGCAATCCGACGTTATCGAGGGTGCCATTTGGTCAGTTCACCCTAAACCAGCCAAATGCTATAGATGCTCAAATGTTTATGCTGGCATTTCTTGGTGGCCCGGGCAGGAGTCCTGACGGATACCGAGCTATGTAGATTTGTGGCTTATGGTGGCCCGGGCAGGAGTCCAACCTGCGACCTTCGCGTTAGGAGTGCGCTGCTCTATGCAACTGAGCTACCGGGCCTTCTACGTTAGTGTATCGCGAGGCTTACCGACGGCCGGATGGTAAACTTGAGGGTGGAGAGTTTATGCCTGAGATACAGCGTCGTCGTGCGGTAACGGTCAACATTGGCGGGGTTCACGTGGGTTCGGATGCACCGGTTGTGGTGCAGTCCATGACCAACACCGACACGGCGGATGTCGAAAGCACGGTCCAGCAGATTGCGGCGCTGGCGCGCGCCGGGTCGGAGATGGTTCGCGTAACCGTCAACAACGACGACGCAGCCAAAGCGGTTCCCTACATTGTGGAAGGGATCGCAAAGAAGGGGTGGAAGACGCCGATCATCGGGGACTTCCACTACAACGGGCATCTGTTGCTCAGCAAATATCCCGATACGGCGAAGGCGCTGGCGAAGTACAGGATCAATCCGGGCAATGTGTCGATCGGGCGCAAGGACGATGACAACTTCCGGACGATGGTCGAGGTTGCGGTGAAGCACCAGAAGCCGGTGCGGATTGGAGTGAACTGGGGTTCGCTCGACCAGGCACTGCTGACCAAAATGATGGATGAGAATTCGAAGGCCGCCGATCCGAAGCCTGCGCGCGACGTGATGATGGAGGCGATGGTGGTCTCCGCGCTCGACAACGCGGCGGCTGCGGAGCGGTATGGACTGCGGCGCGACCAGATTGTGCTGAGCGCGAAGGTCTCCGGGGTTCGGGATCTGATTGATGTCTACACTGAGCTGGCGCGGCGTTGCGACTATGCGCTGCACCTTGGCCTGACTGAGGCCGGCATGGGAATGAAGGGCATCGTGGCCTCGGCTTCAGGTCTGGCTCCCCTGTTGCTCTCGGGAATTGGCGACACGATCCGCGTGAGCCTGACGCCGACTCCGGGAGGCGACCGCTCGGAGGAGGTCCGCTGCGGGCAGCAGATTCTGCAGTCGCTGGGGATTCGCAGCTTCATGCCGCAGGTGACGAGTTGTCCCGGCTGCGGGCGTACGACCTCGACCTACTTCCAGGAGTTGGCGGAGCGGATTCAGGGCTATCTCGTCGAACAGATGCCGGAGTGGAAGAAGCATTATCCGGGAGTTGAAGAGCTGAAGCTCGCGGTGATGGGTTGCATCGTGAATGGGCCGGGCGAGTCGAAGCACGCGAATATCGGGATCTCGCTGCC
The Edaphobacter bradus genome window above contains:
- the glsA gene encoding glutaminase A, encoding MFRMKSRLSKWMFAVYLLIASVCVGPISAQSKNVSPVAPGAERVKAVVTEAYEKFRGDTGGKNADYIPYLAKVDSKLFGVAVVTTDNQVFALGDVKYSFSIQSIAKVFSLALAMEESGPDKVFEKIGSEPTGRAFNSPVAVVDMPSHTANPLVNAGAIATVSLISGSTADEKWDKILDFYSKVAGEKLTLIDEVYKSEAATNTGNKALSYLLAKYDRIYADPFESVDVYTKECSVGVNATQLARMGATLANNGVNPATGERVIKEEDIPHILSTMMMAGLYDGSGGWAWHVGLPAKSGVGGGIVAIVPGKGAIAVFAPPLDEAGNSVKAQKVIEYVANKLDFNLYSPSSVGLK
- a CDS encoding amidohydrolase family protein is translated as MGLCCSPVIAQSRPSEQPDVNDAHFHLTNYIQEGTDLHDFVRIMGNKVGRVALFGIPLQQQWSYANSGDSAPTYYLQTDSPLYYYSFTDAYIAMAYRSLTKEEQARFEPMITGFNPTDMYAADHIRRVLQTFPGVFSGIGEFTIHKEFVSSKIAGETADLQNRALDKVLDFAAEVGLVVIIHNDMDVPFPKQGAPPAYLDQMKALLKRHPDTTIIWAHTGLGRIVRPIKDHAANLAVILSDPTLKNVYFDISWDEVAKYVVASPEATKITADLINRFPDRFLFGTDEVAPTSQQSYLKIFYQYEPLWNLLSPEASEKVRKGNFARLFDEARPKVRAWENTHARGE
- a CDS encoding DUF2950 domain-containing protein, with protein sequence MKSTSTNGKLPRPGLVVGIVVSACLSMPVSFAAQQTPAKTTPTAATGVPAGVKTFDTPQQAADALVGAAGQFDEAALAQIFGPDGEDIVFTGEIAQDRQRAADFAEEAHEKKSVSVDPKNGQRAFLLVGKEDWPFPVPIAKKGSKWFFDSKAGRQELLNRRIGDNELDAIEICHGYVEAQDEYALQKREGYDVNQYAQRIISTPGKQDGLTWRNPDGTPGGPIGEKIAEAIAQGYSSKEEPYHGYFFKVLKGQGPAAPLGELDYVIKGAMIGGFALVAAPAEYGITGVKTFIVSNDGVVYEKDFGPTTMDEFKRMERFNPDKTWTPVEED
- a CDS encoding DUF3300 domain-containing protein, with product MNPKPETFAAGLRRLMAVLCVIVIVPGDAVARLQSPPPQKAASTTSPAPATKIPPDQLDALVAPIALFPDPMLAQTLAASTYPLEIIQLQQWLAKNPGLKDKALADAVAKQTWDPSIQALAGLPDLVKRLGDDIQWTTDLGNAFLAQQNDVMDAVQRMRKKAEGTGNLKSTEQQKVETKVIENKSTIIIEQANPQVVYVPSYDPVVVYGPPVYPYPPIYYPPPGYYAAGLAISFGVGVAMGAMWGGGWGWGCGWGGNNDITINNNNNFNRNTNVGGGNRASQLPARGGAGGVGGVGGAGGVGGVGGAGRPGGVGGAGGAGGVGGVGGVGGAGRPSQLPSGGNTWQHNPQHRGGAPYGDRTTADRFGGSARGDSLANRQASARQQVGRQGGNLASANRGGQGLGGGNRAGGAGVGDRGGPGGGNRAGGAGFGDRGTGGGGADRMGSRDLSRSSGGNRSSFDGGSRGFSGSSARASSSRGGSSMGSRGGGGGRGGGRRR
- the ispG gene encoding flavodoxin-dependent (E)-4-hydroxy-3-methylbut-2-enyl-diphosphate synthase, which produces MPEIQRRRAVTVNIGGVHVGSDAPVVVQSMTNTDTADVESTVQQIAALARAGSEMVRVTVNNDDAAKAVPYIVEGIAKKGWKTPIIGDFHYNGHLLLSKYPDTAKALAKYRINPGNVSIGRKDDDNFRTMVEVAVKHQKPVRIGVNWGSLDQALLTKMMDENSKAADPKPARDVMMEAMVVSALDNAAAAERYGLRRDQIVLSAKVSGVRDLIDVYTELARRCDYALHLGLTEAGMGMKGIVASASGLAPLLLSGIGDTIRVSLTPTPGGDRSEEVRCGQQILQSLGIRSFMPQVTSCPGCGRTTSTYFQELAERIQGYLVEQMPEWKKHYPGVEELKLAVMGCIVNGPGESKHANIGISLPGTFEEPKAPVYVDGKLYTTLKGDRIVEEFQEILNEYVEKRYGRVLVEA